From Actinopolymorpha cephalotaxi, one genomic window encodes:
- a CDS encoding VOC family protein translates to MASVHPIIVTPDLPRLRSFYERLLGAVETRSFPDDGPAFFVGLKVGDSELGLVGEAAADLSVPSRILLSVRVDDVDGLLEEVEAAGGRVLGPSNDMPWSERVAHVHDPDGNMVNLTQIL, encoded by the coding sequence ATCGTCACTCCTGATCTGCCCCGGCTGCGGTCCTTCTACGAGCGGCTGCTCGGCGCGGTGGAGACGCGCAGCTTCCCGGACGACGGACCCGCCTTCTTCGTGGGCCTGAAGGTGGGCGACTCCGAACTCGGACTGGTCGGTGAGGCGGCGGCAGACCTGTCCGTCCCGTCGCGGATCCTGCTGAGCGTGCGAGTCGACGACGTCGACGGCCTGCTGGAGGAGGTCGAGGCGGCCGGCGGCCGGGTGCTCGGCCCGTCGAACGACATGCCGTGGAGCGAACGCGTGGCCCACGTTCACGACCCCGACGGCAACATGGTCAACCTGACCCAGATCCTCTGA
- a CDS encoding DUF3500 domain-containing protein: MPATQAGTTARMVAAATTFLAALTPDQRTAATAPFDTDDHRAWTYLPGPRPGLALADMSDDQRGLAAALLATGLSAEGHGRAQAIMTLDGILREVEREAGSDMWQQRNSGFFWVRVLGDPAGPEPWAWRVNGHHLAVHFAVVGDQVASTPQFFGANPATVLSGPHTGLRTLPESEDLGRALLASLDSDRQARAVVAAEAPDDILTRRDPVADAGPIPRGLAYADMTDPQRGHLETLVRHYLGRSAPEVAEASWHDVQKAGLERVTFSWAGSLRPGVGERHYYAVAGPTFVLEYDNTQNDANHIHTVWRDLRNDWGEDLLAAHYAQQHR; the protein is encoded by the coding sequence ATGCCCGCAACCCAGGCAGGTACGACAGCTCGGATGGTCGCGGCTGCGACGACGTTCCTGGCCGCGCTGACACCGGACCAGCGGACGGCCGCCACGGCGCCGTTCGACACCGACGACCACCGGGCCTGGACCTACCTGCCCGGCCCGCGGCCCGGCCTCGCCCTGGCCGACATGTCCGACGATCAGCGAGGCCTGGCCGCCGCGCTGCTGGCGACCGGGCTGAGCGCCGAGGGCCACGGCCGGGCGCAGGCGATCATGACGCTGGACGGCATCCTGCGCGAGGTCGAGCGCGAGGCCGGTTCGGACATGTGGCAGCAGCGCAACTCCGGGTTCTTCTGGGTCCGCGTCCTCGGCGACCCTGCCGGCCCGGAGCCGTGGGCGTGGCGGGTCAACGGCCACCACCTGGCCGTCCACTTCGCCGTGGTCGGTGACCAGGTGGCGTCCACTCCGCAGTTCTTCGGCGCCAACCCGGCCACCGTGCTGTCCGGACCGCACACCGGCCTGCGCACCCTTCCCGAGTCCGAGGACCTCGGCCGCGCCCTGCTGGCCTCCCTCGACTCCGACCGGCAGGCGCGAGCGGTGGTCGCCGCGGAGGCGCCGGACGACATCCTCACCCGGCGCGACCCGGTGGCCGACGCGGGCCCGATTCCCCGCGGTCTGGCGTACGCCGACATGACCGACCCCCAGCGCGGGCACCTCGAGACGTTGGTCCGGCACTATCTCGGCCGGTCGGCGCCCGAGGTGGCCGAGGCGTCCTGGCACGACGTGCAGAAGGCCGGTCTGGAGCGGGTCACCTTCAGCTGGGCGGGTTCGCTGCGTCCGGGCGTCGGCGAGCGGCACTACTACGCCGTGGCCGGCCCGACGTTCGTGCTGGAGTACGACAACACCCAGAACGACGCCAACCACATCCACACCGTCTGGCGCGACCTGCGCAACGACTGGGGCGAGGACCTCCTGGCCGCGCACTACGCCCAGCAGCACCGCTGA